In the Dioscorea cayenensis subsp. rotundata cultivar TDr96_F1 chromosome 12, TDr96_F1_v2_PseudoChromosome.rev07_lg8_w22 25.fasta, whole genome shotgun sequence genome, one interval contains:
- the LOC120273130 gene encoding uncharacterized protein LOC120273130 — protein MELLLLVSCLYPRDSFSKFNIHKLLCLAELYPEDFSVTECMMLEDQLATFIYDVRHDDDFANIGDLGGFAIKMVDTSKCTIFPLVYCLIELALVLPVMTASVERAFSAMNIVKTNLRNKMGDEWMNNNMIVYIKKEVFATIDNVFKKCKLVVFSYLL, from the coding sequence ATGGAATTACTTCTTTTGGTATCATGCCTTTATCCTAGGGACTCATTTTCTAAATTCAACATCCATAAGCTACTCTGTCTTGCAGAGTTGTACCCTGAAGACTTCTCAGTGACTGAATGTATGATGCTTGAGGATCAACTTGCTACTTTCATTTATGATGTGCgacatgatgatgattttgcaAATATCGGGGACTTGGGAGGTTTTGCTATAAAGATGGTTGATACTAGCAAATGTACTATTTTTCCCCTCGTTTATTGTCTTATTGAGCTGGCATTAGTTTTACCAGTTATGACAGCTAGTGTTGAGAGGGCATTTTCTGCGatgaatattgtgaaaactAACTTACGCAACAAAATGGGAGATGAGTGGATGAATAATAACATGATTGTCTATATTAAGAAAgaggtttttgcaactattgacaatgttttcaaaaaatgcaaGCTCGTCGTATTCAGTTACCTCCTCTAA
- the LOC120273127 gene encoding uncharacterized protein LOC120273127, with amino-acid sequence MEITRVIVDDIGDSYFSLMVDEARGASIKQQMGVVLQYVNKNGHVIERFLALVHVPDTSAISLKNAIDCLFAKHKLSLSRLRGQGYDGASNMREVLQNAHDDGASSNSRGIVASLIDKMENYQFVFVMYLMRRLLGMTNELSLALQQKDQNIVQAM; translated from the exons ATGGAGATTACAcgtgttattgttgatgatattggggatagttatttttctcttatgGTTGATGAAGCCCGAGGTGCTTCAATAAAGCAACAAATGGGAGTTGTTTTACAATATGTGAATAAGAATGGACATGTGATAGAGCGATTCCTTGCATTGGTTCATGTGCCTGATACCTCTGCAATTTCTTTAAAGAATGCcattgattgtttatttgcTAAACACAAGTTGTCTCTTTCGAGGTTAAGAGGGCAAGGATATGATGGGGCTTCAAATATGCGAG AGGTACTCCAAAATGCGCATGATGATGGGGCTTCTAGTAATAGTAGAGGCATAGTGGCAAGTTTGATTGACAAAATGGAGAATTACcagtttgtatttgtgatgtaCTTGATGAGGCGTTTATTGGGGATGACAAATGAGTTGTCACTTGCGTTACAACAAAAAGACCAAAATATTGTTCAAGCCATGTGA